Proteins from a single region of Gasterosteus aculeatus chromosome 20, fGasAcu3.hap1.1, whole genome shotgun sequence:
- the LOC120810075 gene encoding 14-3-3 protein beta/alpha-B, with protein sequence MTEAVQKEQVQKAKLAEQAERYDDMAAAMKAVTEENVDLTNEERNLLSVAYKNVVGARRSSWRVVSSIEQKADCESKKTMAKEYREKIEKELKEICEDVLNLLETYLIVNAAVAESKVFYLKMKGDYFRYLAEVATGEERKTIMEDSKDAYQNAFDISKEEMQPTHPIRLGLALNFSVFFYEILNSPEKACKLAKDAFDEAISELDALSEDSYKDSTLIMQLLRDNLTLWTCDNQAEAEETEETRE encoded by the exons ATGACCGAGGCAGTCCAGAAGGAACAGGTGCAGAAGGCCAAGCTGGCCGAGCAGGCTGAGCGCTATGATGACATGGCCGCTGCTATGAAAGCGGTGACTGAAGAGAACGTCGACCTGACAAACGAGGAGCGCAACCTGCTGTCAGTAGCCTACAAGAATGTTGTGGGTGCCCGCCGCTCCTCGTGGCGCGTGGTTTCCAGTATTGAGCAGAAGGCAGACTGCGAAAGTAAGAAGACCATGGCCAAAGAGTACCGGGAAAAGATTGAGAAAGAGCTGAAAGAAATCTGCGAGGACGTGCTG AATCTCTTGGAAACTTATCTCATCGTCAACGCCGCCGTAGCGGAGAGCAAAGTCTTCTATTTGAAAATGAAGGGAGACTACTTCCGCTACTTGGCTGAGGTGGCcacaggagaagagaggaaaa ccATTATGGAAGACTCAAAGGACGCCTACCAAAATGCCTTTGATATCAGCAAAGAGGAAATGCAGCCCACGCACCCAATCCGCCTGGGTCTTGCCCTCAATTTCTCGGTTTTCTTCTATGAGATCCTCAACTCACCTGAGAAGGCCTGCAAGCTGGCTAAAGAT GCTTTTGATGAGGCCATTTCAGAGCTCGATGCACTGAGTGAAGATTCGTACAAAGACAGTACACTAATCATGCAGCTACTGAGGGACAACCTGACA CTGTGGACCTGTGACAACCAGGCAGaagcagaggagacagaggagaccaGAGAATGA
- the LOC120810074 gene encoding polyadenylate-binding protein 1A gives MNPSAPSYPMASLYVGDLHPDVTEAMLYEKFSPAGPILSIRVCRDMITRRSLGYAYVNFQQPADAERALDTMNFDVIKGRPLRIMWSQRDPSLRKSGVGNIFIKNLDKSIDNKALYDTFSAFGNILSCKVVCDENGSKGYGFVHFETHEAAERAIEKMNGMLLNDRKVFVGRFKSRKEREAELGARAREFTNVYIKNFGEDMDDEKLREMFNKYGPALSIRVMTDESGKSKGFGFVSFERHEDAQKAVDDMNGKELNGRQVYVGRAQKKGERQNELKRKFEQMKQDRMTRYQGVNLYVKNLDDGLDDERLRKEFSPFGTITSAKVMMEGGRSKGFGFVCFSSPEEATKAVTEMNGRIVATKPLYVALAQRKEERQAHLTNQYMQRMATVRAVPNPVLNPYQPAPPSGYFMAAIPQAQNRAAYYSANQLAQLRPSPRWATQGVRPQHFQNMPNAMRPSAPRPQAFNTIRPTTTPNAQVPRMMASQRMPTQALGQRPTGASATAAPVRAMPQYKYAAGVRNPQQHMASQPQVNMQQPAVHVQGQEPLTASMLAAAPPQEQKQMLGERLFPLIQNMHPSLAGKITGMLLEIDNSELLHMLESPESLRSKVDEAVAVLQAHQAKEAAQKSTTPAGVPSV, from the exons ATGAATCCCAGCGCGCCCAGCTACCCAATGGCTTCCCTCTATGTGGGGGACCTGCATCCAGACGTTACCGAGGCCATGCTCTACGAGAAATTCAGCCCGGCTGGGCCCATCCTCTCCATCAGGGTGTGCAGAGACATGATCACCCGCCGATCCCTCGGCTATGCCTATGTCAACTTCCAACAGCCCGCTGACG CTGAGCGAGCCCTGGACACCATGAACTTCGATGTGATCAAAGGCAGGCCCCTTCGCATTATGTGGTCTCAGCGGGACCCCTCCCTGAGGAAGAGTGGGGTTGGCAACATCTTCATCAAGAACCTGGACAAGTCCATTGATAACAAAGCCCTCTACGACACCTTCTCTGCATTTGGAAACATCCTGTCCTGCAAG GTGGTTTGTGATGAAAATGGCTCAAAAGGTTACGGCTTTGTGCACTTTGAGACCCACGAGGCTGCTGAGCGCGCCATTGAGAAAATGAATGGCATGTTGCTCAATGACAGAAAAGT ATTTGTTGGACGCTTCAAGTCTCGCAAAGAGAGGGAGGCTGAGCTTGGGGCACGCGCCAGAGAGTTCACCAATGTTTACATCAAGAACTTTGGGGAGGACATGGATGACGAGAAGCTCAGGGAGATGTTCAATAAATATG gACCTGCCCTTAGCATCCGGGTTATGACTGATGAGAGTGGCAAATCAAAGGGATTTGGCTTCGTCAGCTTCGAGAGACACGAGGATGCACAAAAG gCTGTGGACGACATGAACGGCAAAGAACTTAATGGCAGACAAGTGTATGTGGGCCGCGCACAAAAGAAAGGAGAGCGGCAGAATGAGCTCAAGCGTAAATTTGAGCAGATGAAACAGGATCGTATGACCAGATACCAG GGTGTCAATCTGTATGTGAAAAATCTGGATGATGGCCTGGACGACGAGCGCCTACGTAAAGAATTCTCTCCATTCGGAACCATAACTAGCGCTAAG GTGATGATGGAGGGGGGCCGCAGCaaaggctttggctttgtgtgtttctcttcccCAGAGGAGGCAACAAAGGCCGTTACAGAAATGAACGGACGCATTGTTGCCACAAAGCCACTGTATGTGGCCCTGGCCCAGCGTAAGGAGGAGCGTCAAGCCCATCTAACAAACCAGTACATGCAGAGGATGGCCACAGTTCGTGCTGTGCCCAACCCTGTCCTCAACCCATAtcagcccgcccccccctcggGCTACTTCATGGCGGCTATACCTCAG GCCCAGAACCGTGCCGCATACTACTCCGCCAACCAGCTGGCGCAGCTCCGCCCCAGCCCCCGTTGGGCCACTCAAGGAGTGCGTCCTCAAC ACTTCCAGAACATGCCCAATGCCATGCGCCCATCAGCTCCCAGACCCCaggccttcaacaccatccgTCCCACCACCACCCCTAACGCCCAGGTCCCACGCATGATGGCGTCTCAGCGCATGC CCACCCAGGCCCTGGGCCAGCGCCCCACAGGTGCATCAGCCACTGCCGCTCCAGTGCGAGCCATGCCCCAGTACAAGTATGCCGCTGGTGTGCGCAACCCTCAGCAGCACATGGCGTCCCAGCCACAGGTCAACATGCAGCAG CCTGCTGTCCATGTCCAAGGACAAGAGCCCCTGACAGCCTCCATGCTGGCTGCTGCCCCTCCTCAGGAACAGAAGCAGATGCTGG GTGAGCGTCTGTTCCCCCTGATCCAGAACATGCACCCCAGCCTGGCTGGCAAGATCACTGGTATGCTGCTGGAAATTGACAACTCTGAACTTCTCCACATGCTCGAGTCCCCGGAGTCGCTGCGCTCAAAG GTGGATGAGGCTGTTGCTGTGCTCCAGGCCCACCAGGCTAAGGAGGCTGCTCAGAAGTCCACCACCCCTGCTGGGGTTCCCAGCGTCTAA